The proteins below are encoded in one region of Apium graveolens cultivar Ventura chromosome 4, ASM990537v1, whole genome shotgun sequence:
- the LOC141717335 gene encoding uncharacterized protein LOC141717335: protein MKKPEFDKPTSTKIKFDSDSDEDDEKSQSLSSSEDEDDIKRELADVTFEDLQKARCDGSHTVYQKPNSQKSTSRANKNRPMEVTSKKPVGRFREVIQVPKKVARDPRFETLCGELDVGVRHQDPPPRFCFA, encoded by the exons ATGAAGAAACCCGAATTCGACAAACCCACTTCAACTAAAATCAAGTTTGACTCCGACAGCGATGAAGATGATGAAAAAAGCCAATCTTTATCCTCTTCTGAAGAT GAAGATGATATAAAGCGGGAACTTGCTGATGTTACATTTGAGGATTTACAGAAAGCGCGGTGTGACGGGTCACATACAGTTTATCAGAAGCCTAATTCGCAGAAAAGTACTAGTCGGGCTAATAAGAATAG GCCGATGGAAGTTACTAGCAAAAAACCGGTTGGGAGGTTTAGAGAAGTTATTCAAGTTCCTAAGAAG GTGGCGCGTGATCCCCGCTTCGAGACATTATGCGGCGAGCTAGATGTGGGGGTGAGGCACCAAGACCCCCCCCCCCGCTTCTGTTTCGCCTAA